GACGGGCCCCACACCGATCCCGCCCGTGAACGGCTGCGTGAATCCGTGCGTGAAGACCTCGCCCGTACGGGCGCCCCCGTCACGCAACTCGCTGAACAGCGCCACGAAGGCCCGCCGGAACCCCAGCGCCAGCGCGGCGCTCTGGGCGGTGACGGTCAGCACCTCCGCGAGGTCCAGGCTGCCGCCCAGGCGGCGCATCAGGCCCTCGACGGTCTCCGCGATGCGGCCGTGCCCGCGCCGGGCCTCGCGGGCCTGCACGCCCTCGACCGCCAGGGCCAGCAGCGGCCCGGCACCCACCAGGGCGTGCAGGCCGGCCGGATCGGCGCCCACGAACTCCAGGGCGCCGCACCCGAAGGGCAGCGCGGCGAGCATGCCCTCGGTCAGCAGCACCCCGGCGTCCAGGGCGCGGGCGACCAGCGTGCCATCACTGAGGGCCAGGCCGCGGCCCTCCTCCACCACCGGGTGGGGCTGGCCGTCCGTCAGGATCCAGACCCGCACGCCATGCGCGTGCGCGGCGCGGCAGGCATACGCGGCCAGGATCGCCGCGAACTGCGCCACGCTCGCCGCGGCCGACAGTCCCGGCGGCAGCGGCGGCAGGGCGTGGTGTCCGCCGGGGCCACTGCGGTCCGTTCCGCTCACGTCCGCTCCTGCCGGCGCCGCTGTGCGCACGCGCGGCTCAGAGGTTCTGCGGGTCGATCCAGCCGCGCTTGATGCCGTGCAGGACCGCCTCGGTGCGGCTGCCCACACCCAGCTTCGAGAAGATGTTCGCCAGGTGCACCTGCACGGTGCGCGGGCTGATGTCCAGGTCCCGCGCGATCTCCTTGTTGGTGCGGCCGGTCGCCGCGACCCGCAGGACCTCCAGTTCACGCGGGGACAGGTCGTCCTCGGGCGGGGTGGGGGTGGTGTGCGTGCTGAAGCGTTCCAGGACCTTGCGGGCCACGCTGGGATGCAGGGCGCTCTCGCCGGCCGCGACGGCCCGCACAGCGCCCAGCAGGTCGTCCTCGCTGGCGTTCTTCAGCAGGTATCCGGCCGCGCCGGCCTCGAGCAGCGCGAACACGTACGCGTCGTCGTCGTAGCTGGTCAGGACCAGCACGCCCACGCCGGGCTGCTCGGCCTTGATGGCGCGCGTGGCGTCGATGCCGTTCATGCCGGGCATGCTGACGTCCATCAGGATCACGTCCGGGTTCAGGGCGCGGGCCCTGGCGATCGCCTCCTCGCCACTGGCGGCCTCGCCCACCACCCGCAGGTCCGCCTCGGTCTCCAGCAGCTCGCGGGTGCCCTTGCGCACGACCGGGTGATCGTCGACCAGCAGCAGCGTGATGGGCGCGGTCGCCCCGGATTCCAGCGTGTCGGCGTCAAGCATACGCGCAGGATAGTGCAGCGGGCGGCCACCGGCGCGGCGGGAACGGACGGCCACCGGCGGCAAAGACGGCAGGTGGGGAATGAATCCCCGCCTGCCGTCTGCGCGTGCGCCGCCCGTCTGCGCGGCCCGCTGGCCTCATACGGATTCCGTTTATTTCGTTGACAGATCGGAACACCACCGATCTGCCAACTCCACGTCCGGAATCCGTTTCTCTCCTACTCTGCGCAGCAGCTCTCCGAGTCGCATTCGCTCGGATTGAATGGTCTTTGCATCCCATTCAATCCGAGTCCGTATCAGCTCTTGCTGAGGTTCTTCCAGTAGGTGCCGCCCCAGAAGGCGATCATGGGGTTGAAGGTCTCCTCGCTGATGCCCTTGATGTTGTCACGGTACGTGAACACGTTCGGGGAGGCGGGCATGATCACGTAGTACGCCTGATCCAGGGCGCGCTTGGCAACCTGCGAGTACAGCTCGTCACGGCGGGCCTGGTCGGTCGTGCCGCGCGCCTCGGTGATCAGGCGGTCCAGTTCCGGGTCCTTGGCATTCAGGCGCGGGCCGTAGTAGCCGGTGCTGGCGTAGAAGGTCGTGACGAAGTTGTCGGGGTCGGCGTAGTCGGGCGCCCACGCCGAGAGGATCATGGCTTCCTTGGGCGCGTTGGTGGCCTTGATCAGCTCGCTCCATTCCTTGGCGACGATATTCACCTTGAACTTGGGGTTCAGCGCCTCGATGTTCTTCTTCAGCAGTTCCATGGCGGTCTGCTGCGTCTTGGCACCGGCACGGTAGGAGATGCTGACCGTGAAGCCCTTCTCCCAGACCTGACCGCCCCAGGCGCGCTGGAAGGCGGCCTTGGCGAGTTCCGGGTCGAAGGTGGCGGCGTCGATGTTCGTGTCGTAGCCGGGGAAGGAGTCGGGCAGCAGGAAGTTGCGGGCCACGCCCTTGCCGTCCTGCACCTGCTCGATGTAGGTGGGCACGTCGAAGGCCGCCACGAACCCGCGGCGCACGTCGGCGTCACTGAAGAAGTTCGCGGGGATGCCCTGCCCGTCGAGTTTGCCGCTGCCGAGCGCGCCGCCGGCCGCGATGTTCTGGTTCATGCTGAAGCCCGAGGCGGTGGTGTTGGGCAGGTCGTCAAGCACGCTCACGCCGGGTTTGCCCTGCAGCTGCGCGGAGATGATGGGGCGGCCGCCCTCCTCGATGAAGTCCGCGTCGCCCTTCAGGAAGGCCTGCACGCGCGCGGCCTGCTCGGGGACCTTCTGGACGATCACGTTCTTGATGCTGGGCTTCTGCTCCCCCCAGTAACCGTCGAAGGCGGTGACGCTGACGCTGGTGGCGTCCTTGCCGACCAGTTTGTACGCGCCGGTCCCGCTGGGCTTCCCGGACAGGGGGCTGCCCATCAGGTCCTTGCCGACAGCGGCCTTCCAGGTGGCCTCGGTGCCGTCCCACTCGCCGATCTCGATGGCGTGCTTGCTGTCCACGATGCCCTGCCCGATGTACGCGAGCTTCGCCAGGAACGCCGGGTCGGTCTTCGGGAGTTTCAGGACGAGCACCTCGCCGTCACACTTGACGGCGTCCGTGATGCGCTGCCACGTGACGCTCTTGTCGTCATTGGCGTTGGAGGGCGTGCCGAGCAGGCTCTCGCTGATGAACCAGTTCCCGCTGTCGGCGGTGTTGGTCACGAGGTTGCGGCGCAGGGTGTACTCGGCGTCCTTGCAGCCGAAGTCGTTGCCGCTGTGGAACTTCACGCCTTCGCGCAGCGTGAAGCGGTACTCGGTGCCGGCGTCGTTGGCCTTCCATTCGGTGGCCAGCACGGGTTCCAGTTCGGTCAGGCTGTTGCCCTTGTACCCGACCAGCGTCTCGTACAGGTTCTCGACGATCTGCCCGCTGCCCGTGTCGTAGGTGGTGCCGGGATCCAGGGTGGGCACGTCGGAGGATTCCTGGATGACCAGGGTGCTGCTCGTATCGCCGCCCTGCTTGCTGCAGGCGGCGAGGGTCAGGGACAGGGTGGCGAGCGCCAGGGCGCCGAGGGTCTTGTTGCGGTTCATCGGATTCTCCTTACGGGTCGCGCCGCTGGGGCGCACGTGCTTCAGGGAGCGCCGCGCAGGGGTGCGGGCGCCACAGGTCTGGACCGGGTGTTCTGCCCTGCCCCTGGGGTCAACGCGCCGGGGACCGCCGCAGCGGAAGCAGGTGAAGTCAGGCGCGCAACCGGGCAGGTCGTCACGGATTCTCATCGTAGGGACTCCAAATGAGGGTTCCCGGCCAGAAGGATGAAGGTACTCCATACAGAACAGCGCCGCCACGGCGAACTGTCCCTGCAGCAGGAACGCCCCCGCCCCCGCACGGCCCCACCCGCCCCTCATCCGGCCCCGGAGAGCGGGGCAGCACGAACGGGAGCCCACAGCCCCCCCTTCCCGTGCGTGACCGAACCGGACCGCAGGCCGCCTCATACGGACTCCGATTGAATGGGCTGCAACGCCCGTTCAATCCGAGCGGATGCGACTCGTAGAGCTGCTCCGCAGAGCAGGAGAGAAGCGGGTTCCGGACGTGGAGCTGGCAATCCGGTGAAGTTCCGGATGGTCGGCGAAACAGACGGAGTCCGTATCACTCAGGCCGCCCGTGAATGAAAGTCCACCCACAGCAGCCGGCCGCGTAGCCCGCTAAGGTTTCTGGATGACTGCTTCCACCCCCGCCTCCTACGTCCTGCGCGGCACCGCAGCAGGCGGCACCCTGCGCATCGTGGGCATGGACTCCACCCAGGTCGTCGAGGACGCCCGCGTGCGCCACCACCTCAGCAAGACCGCCACCGCCGCGCTCGGCCGCACTCTGACCGGCAGCGTCCTGCTCGCCACCGTCCTCGGCAAACGCAGCGACAGCCGCGTCACCGTGCGCGTCGAGGGAGACGGCCCGGTCGGGTTCATCGTCGCCGAGGGCAGCGTGGACGGCCGCGTGCGCGGCTACGTCCGCCAGCCCGGCGCGGACCTGCCCCTGCGCGAACGCGACGGCAAACTCGACGTGAGCGGCATCGTCGGCACGCAGGGCGAACTGAGCGTCACGCGCCTGCTCGACAACGGCGAACCCTACACCGGCAGCGCCCACCTTGTCAGCGGCGAGATCGCCGAGGACATCAGCACCTACCTCGGCGTCTCCGAACAGATCCCGAACGCCGTGCTGCTCGGCGTGTACGAGGAAGGCGGCCGCGTCGCGCACGCCGGCGGCCTGCTCATCCAGGCGATGCCCGGCGTCACCGACGAGACCCTCGGAAAACTCGAGGCGAACATCCGCGCCATGGGCCAGATCACCGACAACCTCCGCCGCGGCGGCCTGATGGAAGCCATCACCCGCGCCACCGACGGCCTGAACGTGCAGCTCGCCGCCGAGGCGCAGGGCTCCCGCTTCGAATGCCGCTGCTCCCGCGAGAAAGCCAGCGACTCCCTGAAATTCTTCGACGCTGGCGAACGCCAGGACATGATCGACGCCGGCGGGCAGGAAATCGTGTGCCACTGGTGCGGCGAACACTACCAGATCACCCCGGACGAGATCGCCGCGCTCGACGCCACCGACACCCACGCCCGCGCCTGACCTTCCGCCGCCCGGCCCCCGCTAAACTGCGGGCGCTCATGCCTGATCCCGTCTCTCCCGGCCACCTGCCTGACCTGCGTGTGCTGGAGCGGGCCCTGCGGGGCGGCCCTCTGGCCCTTGCGGACCTGCCGCACCTGCGCGCCGCCGGCCTGGAGGGCGCCATGCGGGCCCGCCTGCCCGCAGACGACCCGCTGCGGGCCGAGTTGCGGGCCGGTGCGCTGGTGCTCGGCGCGCGGCACGCCCTGATCCGCGCGGAACTGCGTGACCTGCTGGGTGCCTGGGAGACAGAGGGCATCCCGGCCCTGCTGTTCAAGGGCTTCGCGCTCAGCGAGTTCGGGTACGCGACCCGCACCGAACGCTTCTACGGGGACGTGGACCTGCTGCTGCCGGGTGATCCCGCCACGGTGACCCGCGCGGCGCACCTCGCGCTGGCCCGCGGCTGGCGCAGCGACGGCCAGCACGCCCACCCGGACCGCTGGACGCACGAGACCATGCACCTGTTCAGTCCCGGTGGGCACGCGCGGCTGGACGTGCACCGCTGGCTGATCCCCGACTGGTTCGCTGGCCGGCGCCGCAGCCTCCACGTGACCCGGCAGGTGTGGGCAGCCGCCCGGCCGCACGACTGGGACGGCCTGCGTGTCTGGAGGCCCCACCCGACAGACGAGATTGTCGCGGCCCTCGCCGTCAGCCGGGTCTGGGGCGGCGACCGTGGCGGCCTGAAACCCGCCGACCCGCTGGACCTGCAGCGCCTGCGCGAACGGCACGCCCTGACCGGCGCCGCCGGGAGTGCACGGCTGGCCGCCCGGGCTGCCGAACTGGGCGCCACGCACAGCTGGGCGGCCTTCGAGCAGCTGTGCGATCCCGCGCAGCTGACCCTGGACCCGGCCCGCACCGGTCCGGTCCTGGCGGCAGCATTGCGCCGGGACGGGCTGTACCGGCACGGACCGGCAACGGTCCTGCGCCACCTCTGGTACCGGGTGAAGCGGGCCGCGTTCCTGCTGCCGGGCGTGCCGCAGGCCACGGCGGACGTCCTGGGTGCCATGAGCGCCGTGCGGCGCGGCGGCGACCCGCGCGCCCACCTGAACCGCTGGACACCGCCCGGCCCGACCCGCACGCTGGACCCCGCCCGTCTGGACCGCGCCGTCACGACCGCCCGACTGATCACCCGGGCCCTGCATCCCCGCCAGAAGCACGCCGGGGTGTGCGTGCCGCGCGCTTACGCCACGTACCGGGCGCTGCGCCGCCTGGGTCACCCGGCCGTGTTCGTGAGCGGCGCGGCCCGGCACGGCACCCAGATCACGGGTCACGCCTGGGTCGAGGACACCTGGGGAGCCATTGAGCCTTACGGGGAGGACTTCAACCGGCAGACCTTCCGGGTGCTGTTCACGTACCCACCGGAATCCGTCACGGCTACTCCTGAAGCGGTGCGCCCAGCAGCGCCGGAACCAGCGTCATCATCTCCTCCCGGCCCGCCGGACGCCACAGGACCGTCCTGACGAGGCGCTGCG
This is a stretch of genomic DNA from Deinococcus depolymerans. It encodes these proteins:
- a CDS encoding response regulator transcription factor codes for the protein MLDADTLESGATAPITLLLVDDHPVVRKGTRELLETEADLRVVGEAASGEEAIARARALNPDVILMDVSMPGMNGIDATRAIKAEQPGVGVLVLTSYDDDAYVFALLEAGAAGYLLKNASEDDLLGAVRAVAAGESALHPSVARKVLERFSTHTTPTPPEDDLSPRELEVLRVAATGRTNKEIARDLDISPRTVQVHLANIFSKLGVGSRTEAVLHGIKRGWIDPQNL
- a CDS encoding ABC transporter substrate-binding protein, which produces MNRNKTLGALALATLSLTLAACSKQGGDTSSTLVIQESSDVPTLDPGTTYDTGSGQIVENLYETLVGYKGNSLTELEPVLATEWKANDAGTEYRFTLREGVKFHSGNDFGCKDAEYTLRRNLVTNTADSGNWFISESLLGTPSNANDDKSVTWQRITDAVKCDGEVLVLKLPKTDPAFLAKLAYIGQGIVDSKHAIEIGEWDGTEATWKAAVGKDLMGSPLSGKPSGTGAYKLVGKDATSVSVTAFDGYWGEQKPSIKNVIVQKVPEQAARVQAFLKGDADFIEEGGRPIISAQLQGKPGVSVLDDLPNTTASGFSMNQNIAAGGALGSGKLDGQGIPANFFSDADVRRGFVAAFDVPTYIEQVQDGKGVARNFLLPDSFPGYDTNIDAATFDPELAKAAFQRAWGGQVWEKGFTVSISYRAGAKTQQTAMELLKKNIEALNPKFKVNIVAKEWSELIKATNAPKEAMILSAWAPDYADPDNFVTTFYASTGYYGPRLNAKDPELDRLITEARGTTDQARRDELYSQVAKRALDQAYYVIMPASPNVFTYRDNIKGISEETFNPMIAFWGGTYWKNLSKS
- the hslO gene encoding Hsp33 family molecular chaperone HslO, whose translation is MTASTPASYVLRGTAAGGTLRIVGMDSTQVVEDARVRHHLSKTATAALGRTLTGSVLLATVLGKRSDSRVTVRVEGDGPVGFIVAEGSVDGRVRGYVRQPGADLPLRERDGKLDVSGIVGTQGELSVTRLLDNGEPYTGSAHLVSGEIAEDISTYLGVSEQIPNAVLLGVYEEGGRVAHAGGLLIQAMPGVTDETLGKLEANIRAMGQITDNLRRGGLMEAITRATDGLNVQLAAEAQGSRFECRCSREKASDSLKFFDAGERQDMIDAGGQEIVCHWCGEHYQITPDEIAALDATDTHARA
- a CDS encoding lasso peptide biosynthesis B2 protein, with protein sequence MPDPVSPGHLPDLRVLERALRGGPLALADLPHLRAAGLEGAMRARLPADDPLRAELRAGALVLGARHALIRAELRDLLGAWETEGIPALLFKGFALSEFGYATRTERFYGDVDLLLPGDPATVTRAAHLALARGWRSDGQHAHPDRWTHETMHLFSPGGHARLDVHRWLIPDWFAGRRRSLHVTRQVWAAARPHDWDGLRVWRPHPTDEIVAALAVSRVWGGDRGGLKPADPLDLQRLRERHALTGAAGSARLAARAAELGATHSWAAFEQLCDPAQLTLDPARTGPVLAAALRRDGLYRHGPATVLRHLWYRVKRAAFLLPGVPQATADVLGAMSAVRRGGDPRAHLNRWTPPGPTRTLDPARLDRAVTTARLITRALHPRQKHAGVCVPRAYATYRALRRLGHPAVFVSGAARHGTQITGHAWVEDTWGAIEPYGEDFNRQTFRVLFTYPPESVTATPEAVRPAAPEPASSSPPGPPDATGPS